The following is a genomic window from Hypomesus transpacificus isolate Combined female chromosome 14, fHypTra1, whole genome shotgun sequence.
ACTTGAAAAATGTTTTAGCAGCCTTGTTTCTCAAGCTGATTAGATATTGACCTGTTgagtattttgttgttgttgttgttgttgttgtggtcgtTGTTATTGTGGGACAGGAAGGTGGCTCACAGTCTGTCAAATCTCTCCTTGATTCTTCTTGACTTGCTGTTCTGAGGAAATCTTCCACCAATTCAAAGTAACGCCCTGTCTGCCATCTTTCCTTTCTGTAGTGGCACtcaaaatctaacatcaaagcCTCCTGTAAAGACAAGAACATTGAGGGTGGAAAGATTGAAGCTGGGCAGACTTGCGGGGTGTTGCAAGCATTTTCTTGGGCATTGATCTGGGTACTGTATAGATCACGTTTATTGTGACTGGTAGAACTTGTTACCGGACTGTACCAAACGTATTAAATTACAATGAGTTTGAAGAGCCAACAGATTTATGCAACAACTTACCAAAGGCCTCATCTTAAATCGTATGTCTTGCAGCATTTGGATGAAGATGCTAATATCATATTTGTTAGATGATATATTTCCAAACTTAAGTGACAATTCTATTAAACTTTCCTCCAAGTAGAAGATATTTAGCTTCACCCAACACATTCCACTctaaaagaaagaaggaaattAGATATGCATATGTTAAAGTGAATCAGAAAAAGAATATAATATTCTCCAAAAGAAATTGTGAAGCTTACAAAAAGAGAACTTTTCTCACCTCTTCTTTTGGAATGTAATGCACAGGAATCTTGTAATCTTTAGGAATATTTTGTTTCTGTTAAAAAgggaaaatacagaaaaatgaaGCACAGTGAAATAATTATTATTGAATATACAGTAGCAATCCAAAGCAACAACATTAACCTTTTATTCATACAAAAGGACAACTGTATCTTAATACATAATTCCATCTATGCATGCATAGGATGCCTTGATCCATTATCAGAACCAGATGGAACCTAGCACAGTTTTAAATCTTTGTGAGCTATACTGAAACTAATAGCAAATAGAAAATAATCATCTTATAAATGTACCAATAAAGAGGGAAAATACTAGTAAAAAATATGCACATTTTACACCATAGATCTCAGGTTTAATGAGTCCCTTGTGCAGGGAAAAATGAGCACAGGTGGTTTCAAGTAGGTAATGCATTTTGTGAGGGCTGAGAACACATCCTGAATTATACTGTAGTGCTAAATGATGTCTTCAAATGCTATAACACCTTATAACATTATAGGATGACCTTCTCTTAATTAGGGTGTCAATACTAGGCTGTAAACAACACGTAACAACAAATATTGGGTCCACATTTGTAGTACAAGGCTTGAAAACAGGTCTGACTCATTCTGTCCAAGTTTGATGAGCAGGAGCTTGTCAGTCTACTAAAAGCCTTCACAAATCCTGTCCCATGAAAATGACCCAGAACTCAAGTATTCAAACAAGTGGTCCAgcaatataatatatttaagaggccactgcaCACTTTGGATTATCATCCAAGTACTTGTATGGATTATCACCAGATAGTGGTAAAGCACAACTGGTTTGAATATGGTTTTGTATATCTCCCTGTTACTTTAGTTCTAAGAATATGAGCACAGTTCAGATCTAAGCTATATTGGTAGACGGCACTGTAATGCACAAGCATAGAACGGGACTAAACTGTGTTCATCTTAAACCTAATTCCAAACTAATCAACTTTTTTGGAATTTACAAAAAAACAAGCACCTGTGCCTAATTTCAACCCTGTGCTTTACAaattacattcacacacaaggtATAAACTGAGTGTAAACTTGTGAATATTATGCAACAATTACAAATATATGAACCACAAATGTACAATTACAGCACAATTTAAATTTTACACTGTTGTGAATTTGGATCAGATACAAAGACAACGTTTTTTGACAGGGCTTGATAGCTGAAAACAAGTCAATAGTCTAAACAGAAACAAAATGCAGTCTGTGACTGAAGACATCTGGCTTCACAAGACACCCAATGTATCCCTATGGTTTCCAGTCTATGTTGTTCTGACAATGGCAGCCATTTCATAAAGTCTATGAAATATATGCAATCCATTCTAGTGTCATTATGTAGCTGTGTTGTGATGAATTCCCATCAAACATGTTCCATGTTTTCTTGATCTACTTCAGTCTGTAATTTTGTAATGAATGTACCCGACTTGATTCTTAAGCCTTAGTGCAGGGGTGGGGAACCCTGGTCCTAGAGAGCTGctttcctgcatgttttagatgtttccctgctccagcacacctgtttcaaatgaatgggttgttatcaagctctgtggaagccaggtaatgaccattcattttaatcaggtgtgctggagcagggaaacatctagaacatgcaggacagcggctctCTCGGACCAGGGTTCC
Proteins encoded in this region:
- the kitlga gene encoding kit ligand a isoform X2, which translates into the protein MKKSKKQNIPKDYKIPVHYIPKEESGMCWVKLNIFYLEESLIELSLKFGNISSNKYDISIFIQMLQDIRFKMRPLEALMLDFECHYRKERWQTGRYFELVEDFLRTASQEESRRDLTDCEPPSCPTITTTTTTTTTTTKYSTVKTTDCDDSTRNCKSWNEPLRFLPDGVEQSLLSLLLLIPIAAIVFLLVWKVKARRNDDSPGQNSVDGVLFTGTEGNSHQLTDESSERNRLTVIETV
- the kitlga gene encoding kit ligand a isoform X1, with translation MKKSKIWIHVCVHLLLSITLGVYSSEFVNPVTDDITKLSQLKQNIPKDYKIPVHYIPKEESGMCWVKLNIFYLEESLIELSLKFGNISSNKYDISIFIQMLQDIRFKMRPLEALMLDFECHYRKERWQTGRYFELVEDFLRTASQEESRRDLTDCEPPSCPTITTTTTTTTTTTKYSTVKTTDCDDSTRNCKSWNEPLRFLPDGVEQSLLSLLLLIPIAAIVFLLVWKVKARRNDDSPGQNSVDGVLFTGTEGNSHQLTDESSERNRLTVIETV